From Mesobacillus jeotgali, the proteins below share one genomic window:
- the pruA gene encoding L-glutamate gamma-semialdehyde dehydrogenase, whose protein sequence is MVQPYKHEPFTNFKVDENREGYLTGLKTVEGYLGQDYDLVIGGERISTEDKIVSYNPSNKEEVIGRVSKANRDLAEKAMQAAVEAFKTWKKVKPETRADVLFKAAAIIRRRKHEFSALLTKEAGKPWNEADADTAEAIDFLEYYARQMLKIKDGMPVNSRPNEYNRYDYIPLGVGIVISPWNFPLAIMAGTTVAAIVTGNTVLLKPASTTPVVAAKFVEVMEEAGLPAGVLNFVPGSGAEVGDYLVDHKDTRFVSFTGSRDVGLRIYERASKLSEGQIWLKRVIAEMGGKDTMVVDKDADLELAAQAITASAFGFSGQKCSACSRAVIVEDVYDQVLNRVVELTNELKLDDPTDQSTFMGPVNDQGAFDKIMSYIEIGKEEGRLMTGGEGDSSKGYFIKPTIFADLDPNARIMQEEIFGPVVAFAKAKDFDHALEIANNTEYGLTGAVITRNRENIQKAREDFHVGNLYFNRGCTGAIVGYQPFGGFNMSGTDSKAGGPDYLLLHMQAKTTSEMY, encoded by the coding sequence ATGGTTCAGCCATACAAACACGAGCCTTTCACGAATTTTAAAGTTGATGAAAACCGTGAAGGATACTTAACAGGACTAAAAACAGTAGAAGGCTATCTTGGCCAGGATTACGATTTGGTAATTGGCGGAGAGAGAATTTCAACTGAAGACAAGATTGTATCTTACAACCCATCCAATAAAGAAGAAGTTATTGGACGCGTTTCAAAGGCAAACCGCGATTTAGCTGAAAAAGCAATGCAGGCTGCTGTTGAAGCGTTCAAAACATGGAAGAAAGTAAAGCCTGAAACACGTGCAGATGTATTATTCAAGGCTGCAGCGATCATCCGCCGCCGCAAGCATGAGTTCTCTGCCCTTTTAACAAAAGAAGCAGGCAAGCCTTGGAACGAAGCAGATGCTGATACAGCAGAAGCAATCGATTTCCTAGAGTACTATGCCCGCCAAATGCTGAAAATCAAAGACGGTATGCCAGTAAACAGCCGTCCAAATGAATATAACCGTTATGATTACATTCCTCTCGGAGTGGGAATCGTTATTTCACCTTGGAACTTCCCATTAGCGATTATGGCCGGTACTACTGTAGCAGCGATCGTTACTGGTAACACAGTTCTATTAAAGCCAGCTTCTACAACTCCAGTAGTTGCAGCAAAGTTTGTTGAAGTTATGGAAGAAGCAGGTCTTCCTGCGGGTGTTCTTAACTTTGTACCGGGAAGCGGCGCAGAAGTGGGCGACTACCTTGTTGACCATAAGGATACTCGCTTCGTAAGCTTCACAGGTTCACGTGACGTGGGTCTGCGCATTTACGAGCGCGCTTCAAAATTGAGCGAAGGCCAAATCTGGCTTAAGCGTGTAATCGCTGAAATGGGCGGAAAAGATACTATGGTTGTCGACAAAGATGCTGATCTTGAGTTAGCAGCCCAGGCGATCACTGCTTCCGCTTTCGGTTTCTCAGGACAAAAATGCTCTGCATGTTCACGTGCTGTAATCGTAGAAGATGTATATGATCAAGTTCTTAATCGTGTAGTTGAGCTTACAAATGAGCTTAAGCTTGATGATCCTACAGATCAAAGCACTTTCATGGGTCCTGTTAATGACCAGGGTGCGTTCGACAAAATCATGAGCTACATCGAAATCGGCAAAGAAGAAGGCCGTTTGATGACTGGCGGCGAAGGAGACAGCTCAAAAGGCTACTTCATCAAGCCTACAATCTTCGCTGATCTTGATCCAAATGCAAGAATCATGCAGGAAGAGATCTTCGGACCAGTTGTCGCATTCGCAAAGGCGAAGGACTTCGACCATGCCCTTGAAATCGCGAACAACACTGAGTACGGCCTGACTGGAGCTGTCATCACGCGCAACCGTGAAAACATCCAGAAGGCTCGTGAAGATTTCCATGTCGGAAACCTTTACTTCAACCGCGGCTGCACAGGTGCAATCGTAGGATACCAGCCATTCGGCGGATTCAACATGTCAGGAACAGATTCAAAAGCTGGCGGACCAGACTATCTGCTTCTTCACATGCAAGCAAAAACTACATCTGAAATGTACTAA
- the aceB gene encoding malate synthase A, which produces MSTQTTGIEIIGSMKSGYEEILTPEALDFVERLERHFGERRVELLAARKKRQAEINTGKLPDFLPETKHIREGDWTIAPLPKDLQDRRVEITGPTDRKMIINALNSGAKIFMADCEDSTSPTWEAIVEGQINLRDAVNRTISFENPNGKKYLLNEKTAVLMVRPRGWHLEEKHILLDGNPISGGLFDFAMYFFHNAKKLVEQGTGPYFYLPKMESHLEARLWNDVFVYAQNDVGIPQGTIKATVLIETILASFEMNEILYELKEHSAGLNCGRWDYIFSYLKKLRSQDDVILPDRSQVTMTVPFMRSYSLLTIQTCHRRKAPAMGGMAAQIPIKNDEEANAEAFAKVRADKEREARDGHDGTWVAHPGLVPVAMEAFNQEMLQPNQIESGKQMDIEVNAEDLLAVPEGTITEAGVRMNINVGIQYVASWLNGRGAAPIHNLMEDAATAEISRAQLWQWIRHPKGVLDDGREVTAEMYHELKVEELEKIKLEVGEAVFENGKFEQAAELFDQLILNDEFVEFLTLPGYRALA; this is translated from the coding sequence ATGTCGACGCAAACTACAGGTATTGAAATCATAGGCAGCATGAAAAGCGGATATGAAGAAATTTTGACGCCGGAAGCGCTTGATTTTGTTGAGCGGCTTGAGAGACATTTTGGAGAGCGCCGGGTGGAACTGCTGGCAGCCCGTAAAAAGCGTCAGGCGGAAATTAATACTGGCAAGCTGCCGGACTTCCTGCCAGAAACAAAGCATATTCGTGAAGGAGATTGGACGATCGCTCCGCTGCCAAAAGACTTGCAGGATCGGCGGGTGGAAATCACAGGTCCAACAGACAGGAAGATGATCATCAACGCGCTTAATTCCGGAGCGAAAATATTTATGGCTGATTGTGAAGACTCAACTTCGCCGACATGGGAAGCGATAGTGGAGGGGCAGATCAATTTAAGGGATGCTGTCAATCGGACGATTTCCTTTGAAAATCCTAACGGAAAGAAGTATCTACTTAACGAAAAAACAGCTGTTTTAATGGTTCGCCCGCGAGGCTGGCATCTGGAAGAAAAACATATATTGCTCGATGGTAACCCAATTTCAGGCGGATTATTCGATTTCGCAATGTACTTTTTCCATAATGCGAAAAAGTTGGTGGAGCAGGGGACAGGGCCATACTTCTATCTCCCGAAAATGGAGAGCCACCTTGAAGCCCGCCTATGGAATGATGTGTTCGTTTACGCACAGAATGACGTCGGCATTCCACAGGGAACGATTAAAGCAACTGTTTTAATAGAAACCATCCTGGCCTCATTCGAAATGAATGAAATTCTCTACGAATTGAAGGAGCACTCGGCTGGACTCAATTGCGGCCGCTGGGACTACATTTTTAGCTACTTGAAGAAGCTACGCTCGCAGGATGATGTAATTTTACCTGATCGCTCACAGGTGACGATGACGGTACCGTTCATGAGATCATACTCCCTGCTGACGATCCAGACTTGCCACAGGCGCAAGGCACCAGCAATGGGCGGCATGGCGGCACAAATTCCGATTAAGAACGATGAGGAAGCAAACGCTGAAGCATTCGCCAAGGTCCGAGCTGATAAGGAACGTGAAGCCCGCGATGGCCATGATGGAACCTGGGTCGCACATCCGGGATTGGTACCTGTAGCGATGGAGGCATTCAATCAGGAAATGCTGCAGCCGAATCAAATTGAATCAGGTAAGCAGATGGACATAGAAGTAAATGCTGAAGACCTTCTGGCTGTACCAGAGGGGACTATAACAGAAGCTGGGGTCCGCATGAATATCAATGTCGGCATCCAGTACGTCGCTTCCTGGCTGAATGGCCGCGGCGCAGCCCCGATCCATAATCTGATGGAAGATGCAGCAACAGCGGAGATTTCCCGTGCGCAGTTATGGCAATGGATCCGCCACCCGAAAGGTGTTCTTGATGATGGCCGTGAAGTGACAGCAGAAATGTATCATGAGCTGAAAGTAGAAGAACTTGAAAAAATTAAACTGGAAGTCGGCGAAGCCGTTTTTGAAAACGGAAAATTTGAGCAGGCAGCAGAACTGTTTGATCAATTAATTTTAAACGATGAGTTTGTTGAGTTTTTGACATTGCCTGGATACCGGGCGCTGGCTTAA
- the aceA gene encoding isocitrate lyase: MTQNRVKQLQESWEMDSRWAGVERTYTAEDVIKLRGSIDIEYTLARRGAEKLWTLVNEEDFVNALGALTGNQAVQQVKAGLKAIYLSGWQVAADANLSGNMYPDQSLYPANSVPAVVKRINQALQRADQITHGEGDDSIDWFAPIVADAEAGFGGQLNVFELMKGMIEAGAAGVHFEDQLSSEKKCGHLGGKVLLPTQTAVRNLIAARLAADVMGTPTLIVARTDANAADLITSDVDPYDAPFITGERTPEGFFRVKAGLDQAIARGLAYAPYADLVWCETSEPDLEEARRFAEAIHEKYPGKLLAYNCSPSFNWKKKLDDETIAKFQVELGKMGYKFQFVTLAGFHALNHSMFELARGYKERGMAAYSELQQAEFASEQYGYTATRHQREVGTGYFDDVSMVISGGTSSTTALKGSTEEAQFTAS; this comes from the coding sequence ATGACTCAAAATCGTGTAAAGCAATTGCAGGAAAGCTGGGAAATGGATAGCAGATGGGCTGGAGTGGAACGGACATATACTGCAGAGGACGTCATCAAGCTCCGCGGTTCGATTGATATTGAATATACACTGGCACGTCGCGGTGCTGAAAAGCTTTGGACGCTTGTGAATGAAGAGGACTTCGTCAATGCACTGGGCGCTCTGACCGGTAACCAGGCGGTTCAGCAGGTAAAAGCAGGCTTGAAGGCAATTTATCTGAGCGGCTGGCAGGTTGCGGCAGATGCAAACCTTTCCGGAAATATGTATCCTGACCAGAGCTTGTACCCGGCAAACAGTGTTCCTGCAGTCGTCAAGCGCATTAACCAGGCACTTCAGCGGGCTGACCAGATTACTCACGGTGAAGGAGACGATTCAATCGATTGGTTTGCACCGATCGTGGCGGATGCAGAAGCAGGCTTCGGCGGCCAGTTGAATGTGTTTGAACTAATGAAAGGCATGATTGAAGCTGGTGCTGCCGGAGTCCACTTTGAAGACCAGCTTTCCTCCGAAAAGAAATGCGGACACCTTGGCGGAAAAGTGCTGCTTCCTACACAAACGGCTGTACGCAACCTGATTGCGGCGCGCCTTGCAGCTGATGTAATGGGAACGCCTACGTTGATCGTGGCACGTACAGATGCTAATGCAGCGGATTTGATCACAAGCGATGTTGATCCATATGATGCTCCGTTCATCACAGGTGAAAGGACTCCTGAAGGATTCTTCCGTGTCAAGGCTGGCCTTGACCAGGCCATCGCCCGTGGCCTTGCTTATGCTCCATATGCAGACCTGGTTTGGTGCGAGACATCTGAACCGGACCTGGAGGAAGCTCGCCGCTTTGCAGAAGCAATCCATGAAAAGTATCCTGGCAAGCTGCTTGCATACAATTGCTCACCATCATTCAACTGGAAAAAGAAGCTGGATGACGAAACGATTGCTAAGTTCCAGGTGGAGCTGGGCAAGATGGGTTACAAGTTCCAGTTCGTCACACTTGCAGGCTTCCACGCCCTGAATCATAGCATGTTTGAACTGGCACGCGGCTACAAAGAGCGCGGCATGGCTGCATACTCCGAGCTGCAGCAGGCTGAATTCGCCAGCGAGCAGTATGGCTACACAGCAACAAGGCACCAGCGCGAAGTCGGAACTGGCTACTTCGATGATGTATCAATGGTCATTTCCGGAGGGACTTCTTCAACGACTGCTTTGAAAGGCTCAACGGAAGAAGCGCAGTTTACTGCTTCTTGA
- a CDS encoding YueI family protein: MTKLSNSKLDDYLQQGIHGAKQTKPDERRRFLTTLRERVIIALSQGEVMRKGVEPEVEQLMDENREAHLFLNGNIAYTHLSEYIKAAEKRGIEFTIVTNKEYDSELGLVLAHDHAIDKEEIYLSKKVRPVVQTSPKVKKKGFFSKLFGR; the protein is encoded by the coding sequence GTGACTAAGTTGAGCAACAGCAAATTGGATGATTACTTGCAGCAGGGGATCCATGGTGCGAAACAGACAAAGCCGGATGAGAGAAGGAGATTCCTTACCACACTGAGGGAGCGGGTGATCATTGCGCTTTCTCAGGGTGAAGTCATGAGGAAGGGCGTTGAACCCGAGGTGGAGCAGCTGATGGATGAAAATCGTGAAGCCCACCTCTTTTTAAACGGAAATATAGCCTATACTCATTTATCTGAATACATTAAAGCGGCAGAAAAGCGCGGCATCGAGTTTACGATTGTCACGAACAAGGAGTATGATTCGGAGCTTGGACTTGTTTTGGCACATGACCATGCGATTGATAAAGAGGAGATTTATCTTTCGAAAAAAGTGAGGCCAGTCGTACAAACGAGTCCTAAGGTAAAGAAGAAGGGCTTTTTTTCAAAGCTGTTCGGGAGATAA
- the gatC gene encoding Asp-tRNA(Asn)/Glu-tRNA(Gln) amidotransferase subunit GatC, whose amino-acid sequence MTRISEEQVKHVAHLARLAITEEEAEKLSDQLAKIITYAEQLNELNTDNVEPTAHVLEIKNVMREDRAQEGLPREEVLKNAPEHKDGQIKVPGIME is encoded by the coding sequence ATGACAAGGATTTCAGAGGAACAGGTGAAGCATGTCGCACACCTGGCGAGATTAGCGATAACTGAAGAAGAGGCAGAAAAGCTGTCAGACCAGCTGGCTAAAATTATTACATATGCAGAGCAGTTGAATGAGCTGAATACAGATAATGTTGAGCCGACAGCACATGTTCTTGAAATAAAAAATGTTATGCGCGAAGACCGTGCACAAGAGGGACTGCCACGCGAAGAGGTCTTGAAGAATGCGCCTGAACATAAGGATGGACAGATTAAAGTACCTGGAATTATGGAGTAG
- the gatA gene encoding Asp-tRNA(Asn)/Glu-tRNA(Gln) amidotransferase subunit GatA encodes MSLFEHKISELHELLHKRDLSVSDLVDESFKRIGEVEGKVQAFLTLDEENARAAARALDEKAVQNAPTNKLYGLPIGIKDNIVTKGLRTTAASKILENFDPIYDATVVQKLKQEETVTIGKLNMDEFAMGSSNENSGFKKTLNPWNLDRVPGGSSGGSAASVAAGEVLFSLGSDTGGSIRQPASYCGVVGMKPTYGLVSRFGLIAFASSLDQIGPITRNVEDNAFLLKAIAGYDEMDSTSANVDIPDYIASLTGDIRGLRIAVPKEYLGEGVSEEVRKSVLDALIVLEGLGATWEEVSLPHSKYALSTYYLLSSSEASANLARFDGVRYGYRSPNAENLIEMYKKTRAEGFGEEVKRRIMLGTFALSSGYYDAYYKKAQKVRTLIKQDFEKVFEQYDVIIGPTAPTPAFKLGENTKDPMTMYVNDILTIPVNLAGVPAISVPCGLDKGLPLGLQIIGRHFDESTVYKVAHAFEQATEFHKQQPEL; translated from the coding sequence ATGAGTTTATTTGAACATAAGATTTCAGAGCTTCATGAGCTTTTACATAAAAGAGACCTAAGCGTTTCCGACCTGGTTGATGAATCGTTCAAGCGGATTGGCGAGGTTGAAGGCAAGGTTCAGGCGTTTTTAACATTGGATGAAGAAAATGCGAGAGCAGCAGCGAGAGCATTGGATGAAAAGGCGGTACAGAACGCTCCAACCAATAAATTATATGGCCTTCCTATCGGAATCAAGGACAATATTGTCACCAAGGGATTGCGGACGACGGCAGCGAGCAAGATCCTCGAAAACTTTGATCCTATTTATGATGCTACGGTTGTCCAGAAATTGAAGCAAGAGGAAACGGTAACAATCGGCAAACTGAACATGGATGAATTCGCAATGGGATCATCAAATGAAAACTCAGGTTTTAAAAAGACATTAAACCCGTGGAATCTTGATCGAGTGCCGGGAGGTTCTTCTGGCGGATCTGCAGCATCGGTTGCGGCAGGAGAGGTGCTCTTCTCGCTTGGATCCGATACAGGCGGTTCGATTCGCCAGCCCGCATCATATTGTGGGGTGGTCGGCATGAAGCCTACTTATGGGCTTGTTTCCCGCTTCGGCCTGATTGCCTTTGCGTCATCACTGGATCAGATTGGACCAATTACACGCAATGTAGAGGATAATGCTTTTCTATTAAAAGCGATCGCAGGATATGATGAAATGGATTCAACTTCCGCAAACGTGGACATCCCTGACTATATCGCTTCATTGACTGGTGATATCAGGGGGCTTCGGATCGCTGTGCCGAAGGAATACCTCGGTGAGGGCGTTAGTGAAGAAGTCCGTAAATCAGTATTGGATGCACTTATTGTACTTGAGGGCCTGGGTGCAACTTGGGAAGAGGTATCACTGCCGCACTCGAAGTATGCTCTGTCGACATATTACTTGTTGTCATCTTCTGAAGCGTCTGCCAACCTTGCCCGATTTGACGGAGTCCGCTATGGCTACCGTTCACCAAATGCTGAGAACCTGATTGAAATGTATAAAAAGACTCGTGCAGAGGGCTTCGGAGAGGAAGTAAAACGCCGTATCATGCTTGGAACTTTTGCTCTCAGCTCAGGCTATTATGATGCTTACTATAAAAAGGCTCAGAAGGTCCGTACTCTCATTAAGCAGGACTTCGAGAAAGTGTTTGAGCAGTATGATGTCATCATCGGACCGACAGCACCAACTCCGGCATTTAAGCTTGGCGAAAACACTAAGGATCCGATGACGATGTATGTAAATGATATTTTGACAATCCCGGTCAACCTGGCAGGTGTACCGGCCATCTCGGTACCTTGCGGCTTGGACAAAGGCCTGCCGCTTGGGCTGCAAATTATCGGCCGCCATTTCGATGAAAGCACTGTATATAAGGTTGCACATGCATTCGAGCAGGCAACCGAATTCCATAAACAACAACCTGAGCTGTAA